A region from the Lolium perenne isolate Kyuss_39 chromosome 4, Kyuss_2.0, whole genome shotgun sequence genome encodes:
- the LOC127348495 gene encoding germin-like protein 8-14, giving the protein MANLMLLPVILSFLILPFSAMALTQDFCVADLPRGDTPAGYPCKAHVSADDFYYNGLAVAGNTNNLFNITGTTAFVNQFPGVNGLGISAARADIGVGGVVPLHTHPAATELIFVTQGTIVAAFISSDSNTVYSKTLNKGDIMVFPQGLLHYQYNIGALPAVLLVAFSGPNPGLQITVSALFANNIPSDVLQKLTFLDDAQVKKYKSMLGGTA; this is encoded by the coding sequence ATGGCCAACCTAATGTTGCTCCCTGTGATCCTTTCCTTCCTCATCTTGCCCTTCTCCGCCATGGCCCTAACCCAGGACTTCTGCGTCGCCGACCTACCCCGTGGCGACACGCCGGCGGGATACCCATGCAAGGCCCACGTCAGTGCCGATGACTTCTACTACAACGGTCTTGCCGTCGCCGGCAACACCAACAACCTCTTCAATATCACTGGGACGACGGCCTTCGTCAATCAGTTCCCTGGGGTCAACGGCCTAGGCATCTCAGCCGCCAGGGCCGATATAGGCGTGGGAGGCGTCGTGCCGCTACACACCCACCCGGCCGCCACCGAGCTCATCTTCGTCACGCAGGGCACCATCGTCGCCGCGTTCATCAGCTCCGACTCCAACACCGTCTATAGCAAGACGCTCAACAAGGGCGACATCATGGTCTTCCCCCAGGGCCTGCTCCACTACCAGTACAACATCGGCGCCTTGCCCGCCGTCTTGCTTGTCGCCTTCAGCGGACCCAACCCCGGTCTCCAGATCACCGTCTCGGCGCTCTTTGCCAACAACATTCCCTCCGACGTCCTCCAGAAGCTGACCTTCTTGGACGACGCGCAAGTCAAGAAGTATAAGTCCATGCTCGGCGGCACCGCATAA